The following are encoded together in the Buchnera aphidicola (Acyrthosiphon lactucae) genome:
- the carB gene encoding carbamoyl-phosphate synthase large subunit, with product MPKSTDIKSILILGAGPIVIGQACEFDYSGAQACKALKEEGYKIILVNSNPATIMTDPCMADSTYIEPIHWKIVEKIIQKEKPDALLPTMGGQTALNCALKLDQKGVLKTHGVKIIGATVNAIKKAENRKLFEHSMKKLNLETAKCGIAHNIQEAFLVLNDVGFPCIIRPSFTMGGHGGGIAYNHEEFEKICERGLKLSPNTELLIDESLIGWKEYEMEVVRDRNDNCIIVCSIENLDPMGIHTGDSITVAPAQTLTDKEYQVMRNASMAILREIGVETGGSNVQFAINPKNGRMIVIEMNPRVSRSSALASKATGFPIAKIAAKLAIGYTLDELTNDITGMNTTASFEPSIDYIVTKIPRFNFEKFPGCDDRLTTQMKSVGEVMAIGRTFQESIQKAIRGLELGVSGFDSKISHLDPEYLIKIRRELKDAGSERIWYIGDAFRSGMSVNDVFNLTSIDPWFLVQIEEIIQLENKIIKNGFLGLKYDFFYLIKRKGFSDQRIAILTQKNESQIRELRYKLNLHPVYKRIDTCSAEFSTETAYMYSTWEDECESYPNKNNKKIIILGGGPNRIGQGIEFDYCCVHAAQALREDGFEAIMINCNPETVSTDYDISDRLYFEPITLENVLEIVRIEKPRGIIIQYGGQTPLKLAREFEKEGVPIIGTSPDSIDKAEDRDRFQKIVTKLKLQQPLNATVLTLDEAYKQAEIIGYPIMVRPSYVLGGRAMEIVYEQYGLKNYFKTVLKENNTTPILLDQYLNYATEVDVDAVCDGKTVLIGGIMEHIEQAGVHSGDSACSLPVYTLTNKVQNEIRKQVTKLAFELSVKGLMNVQFAIKRNIIYIIEVNPRAARTVPFISKATGLALAKISARVMYGKTLLEQGFIKEIIPPYFSVKEAVLPFDKFQGVDPILGPEMRSTGEVMGMGKNFSEAFSKAMLGAHTNMKKSGRILLSVRDDDKNNIVNLAVKLKKIGFKIDATKGTSIALRKSGISSRLVNKVHEGRPHIQDRLKNGEYSYIVNTTSSHQGIKDSKLICRSALQYKVHYDTTVNGAFATVMALNENPIKNIKSLQEMHKKIKLFYKKK from the coding sequence ATGCCTAAATCTACTGATATAAAATCAATTTTAATTCTTGGTGCAGGTCCAATAGTAATTGGACAAGCATGTGAATTCGACTATTCAGGCGCACAAGCTTGTAAAGCTTTAAAAGAAGAAGGATATAAAATAATTCTTGTAAATTCTAATCCTGCAACTATTATGACAGATCCTTGTATGGCTGATTCTACATATATTGAACCAATTCATTGGAAAATAGTAGAAAAAATTATTCAAAAAGAAAAACCAGATGCACTGCTTCCTACTATGGGAGGTCAAACAGCTTTAAACTGTGCTTTAAAATTAGATCAAAAAGGAGTTTTAAAGACACATGGTGTTAAAATAATAGGCGCAACAGTTAATGCAATAAAAAAAGCTGAAAATAGAAAATTATTTGAACATTCAATGAAAAAATTAAATTTAGAAACTGCAAAATGTGGTATTGCACATAATATTCAAGAAGCATTTTTAGTTCTAAATGATGTAGGTTTTCCCTGTATTATTCGTCCTTCTTTTACTATGGGCGGACATGGAGGAGGTATTGCTTATAACCATGAAGAATTTGAAAAAATATGCGAAAGAGGACTTAAATTATCTCCTAATACAGAACTTCTAATTGACGAATCACTTATTGGTTGGAAAGAGTATGAAATGGAAGTCGTACGAGATAGAAATGATAATTGTATCATCGTTTGTTCCATCGAAAATTTAGATCCTATGGGTATTCATACAGGTGATTCAATTACTGTAGCACCCGCACAAACTCTTACTGATAAAGAATATCAAGTTATGAGAAATGCATCTATGGCAATTTTACGAGAAATAGGTGTAGAAACAGGTGGTTCTAATGTGCAATTTGCAATTAATCCAAAAAATGGTCGAATGATTGTTATTGAAATGAATCCTAGAGTTTCTCGTTCTTCTGCTCTAGCATCAAAAGCTACAGGATTTCCTATTGCAAAAATTGCAGCTAAATTAGCTATTGGATATACACTAGACGAACTTACAAATGACATAACAGGAATGAATACTACTGCATCATTTGAACCATCAATAGATTATATAGTAACTAAAATTCCTAGATTTAATTTTGAAAAATTTCCGGGATGTGATGATAGACTAACTACACAAATGAAATCTGTTGGAGAAGTAATGGCAATTGGTCGTACTTTCCAAGAATCTATACAAAAAGCTATTCGTGGTTTAGAATTAGGTGTCAGTGGTTTTGATTCTAAAATATCTCATCTTGATCCAGAATATTTAATTAAAATTAGACGTGAATTAAAAGATGCTGGTTCTGAACGTATTTGGTATATAGGTGATGCATTTCGATCTGGTATGTCTGTAAATGATGTATTTAATTTAACATCAATTGATCCATGGTTTCTTGTTCAAATTGAAGAAATTATTCAATTAGAGAACAAAATTATAAAAAACGGATTTCTTGGATTAAAATATGATTTCTTTTATTTAATTAAAAGAAAAGGTTTTTCTGATCAACGCATTGCAATATTAACTCAGAAAAATGAAAGTCAAATAAGAGAACTACGTTATAAGCTAAATTTACATCCTGTTTATAAAAGAATTGATACATGTTCAGCTGAATTTTCAACTGAAACAGCATATATGTATTCAACATGGGAAGATGAATGCGAATCGTATCCAAATAAAAATAACAAAAAAATTATTATATTAGGTGGTGGCCCTAATAGAATAGGACAAGGTATAGAGTTTGATTATTGCTGCGTACATGCTGCTCAAGCTTTACGAGAAGACGGTTTTGAAGCAATTATGATTAACTGTAATCCAGAAACCGTATCTACTGATTATGATATTTCAGATAGACTATACTTTGAACCAATTACATTAGAAAACGTTTTAGAAATAGTTAGAATAGAAAAACCTAGAGGTATTATTATTCAATATGGAGGACAAACTCCATTAAAATTAGCACGTGAATTTGAAAAAGAAGGTGTTCCTATAATAGGTACAAGTCCGGATTCTATTGATAAAGCAGAAGATCGCGATCGTTTTCAAAAAATTGTTACTAAATTAAAATTACAACAGCCTTTAAATGCAACTGTCTTAACTTTAGATGAAGCTTATAAACAAGCTGAAATAATTGGCTATCCAATAATGGTACGACCATCTTATGTTTTAGGTGGTAGAGCAATGGAAATTGTTTATGAACAATACGGTTTAAAAAATTATTTTAAAACAGTATTGAAAGAAAATAATACTACTCCTATTTTATTAGATCAATATTTAAATTATGCAACAGAAGTAGATGTAGATGCTGTCTGTGATGGAAAAACAGTTTTAATTGGAGGCATCATGGAACATATCGAACAAGCTGGAGTTCATTCCGGTGATTCTGCATGCTCATTACCAGTTTATACTTTAACTAATAAAGTACAAAATGAAATTAGAAAACAAGTAACAAAATTAGCTTTTGAATTATCTGTAAAAGGGTTAATGAATGTACAATTTGCTATCAAAAGAAATATAATCTATATTATTGAAGTAAATCCAAGAGCAGCACGAACAGTTCCATTTATTTCAAAAGCAACAGGTCTTGCATTAGCAAAAATTTCTGCTCGAGTAATGTATGGAAAAACATTATTAGAACAAGGTTTTATTAAAGAAATAATTCCGCCATATTTCTCAGTAAAAGAAGCCGTTCTTCCATTTGACAAATTTCAAGGTGTTGATCCTATACTAGGTCCAGAAATGCGTTCTACAGGAGAAGTAATGGGAATGGGAAAAAATTTTTCAGAAGCTTTTTCTAAAGCTATGTTAGGTGCTCATACAAATATGAAAAAATCAGGTCGTATTCTTCTTTCAGTAAGAGATGATGATAAAAATAATATTGTAAATTTAGCTGTTAAGTTGAAAAAAATAGGATTTAAAATAGATGCAACTAAGGGCACGTCTATAGCTTTAAGAAAATCTGGAATTTCATCTAGACTAGTAAATAAAGTACATGAAGGACGTCCTCATATACAAGATCGTTTAAAAAATGGAGAATATTCTTATATTGTTAATACTACATCTTCTCATCAAGGGATAAAAGATTCAAAATTAATATGTCGTAGTGCTCTTCAATATAAAGTACACTATGATACAACAGTTAATGGAGCTTTTGCAACTGTTATGGCGTTAAATGAAAACCCAATAAAAAATATTAAGTCTCTACAAGAGATGCATAAAAAAATAAAATTATTTTACAAGAAAAAATAA
- the dapB gene encoding 4-hydroxy-tetrahydrodipicolinate reductase — MNKKTRIAITGPMGRMGQMLIKEIKKNEYAYLTAALVQKNNPLVGKDIGEILGIGKINVSISDTLNIKKNDFDVLIDFTKPSSTLEYLEYCNQYKKNIIIGTTGFSKEEINIIKSYSQKIAIILSSNFSIGINLLLKLIKNTTKIIGENSDIDIIEYHHRNKIDAPSGTALSIGESISKIMNWDLNKSSIYHKKGTTGIREKNKIGFSIVRAGNIIGKHTVMFSSSSEEIKITHTAFNRESFAKGAIQSALWINKKNTGLFDIQDVLLF, encoded by the coding sequence ATGAATAAAAAAACTCGTATTGCAATTACTGGTCCTATGGGTCGTATGGGTCAAATGTTAATTAAAGAAATAAAAAAAAATGAATATGCATATTTAACAGCAGCATTAGTTCAAAAGAATAATCCACTAGTTGGAAAAGATATCGGTGAAATCCTTGGAATAGGCAAAATAAATGTTTCTATTAGCGATACATTAAATATAAAAAAAAATGATTTTGATGTTTTAATTGATTTTACTAAACCAAGTAGCACATTAGAGTATTTAGAATATTGTAATCAATACAAAAAAAATATTATTATTGGTACTACTGGATTTTCAAAAGAAGAAATTAATATTATTAAATCATACTCTCAAAAAATTGCTATAATTTTATCATCTAATTTTAGTATAGGAATTAACTTATTATTAAAATTAATTAAAAACACTACTAAAATTATAGGAGAAAATTCTGATATTGATATTATTGAATATCATCATCGTAATAAAATCGATGCTCCTTCAGGTACAGCTTTATCAATAGGAGAAAGTATATCAAAAATAATGAATTGGGATTTAAATAAAAGTTCTATATATCATAAAAAAGGAACAACTGGAATCAGAGAAAAAAATAAAATTGGATTTTCTATTGTACGTGCAGGTAATATTATTGGAAAACATACTGTTATGTTTTCTAGTTCTAGTGAAGAAATTAAAATTACTCATACTGCATTTAATAGAGAATCTTTTGCTAAAGGTGCTATACAATCAGCTTTATGGATTAATAAAAAAAATACGGGTCTATTTGATATACAAGATGTACTATTATTTTAA
- the carA gene encoding glutamine-hydrolyzing carbamoyl-phosphate synthase small subunit produces MSQLAVLVLEDGTKFHGRAIGAKGVTVGEVVFNTSITGYQEIITDPSYSHQIVTLTHPHIGNVGTNSHDEESSKIYLKGLIIRDLSIISSNYRNQKNLSSYLKENNIVAISDIDTRKLTRILRTKGSQNGCIIEDKKQNYTIAYKKAKKFFSLQGLDLAKEVSTRSIYNWKQGSFTFDKKNTISIKKQKFLFHVVVYDFGVKRNILRMLVDRGCYLTVVPATTDPKIALNLYPDGIFLSNGPGDPRPCHYAIHAIKHFLKTNIPIFGICLGHQLLALASGAKIIKMKFGHHGANHPVKDIKNNRVIITSQNHSFTVDTKNMPQNIEITHSSLFDGTLQGLSLTNKLAFSFQGHPEASPGPHDASSLFDHFIKLIIHQKNKTQ; encoded by the coding sequence TTGAGCCAATTAGCAGTACTGGTTTTAGAAGATGGAACTAAATTTCATGGACGAGCTATTGGAGCTAAAGGAGTAACCGTAGGAGAAGTTGTTTTTAATACATCAATAACTGGTTACCAAGAAATAATTACTGATCCTTCTTATTCACATCAAATTGTGACATTAACACATCCCCATATTGGCAATGTTGGAACAAATTCTCATGATGAAGAATCATCTAAAATTTATTTAAAGGGTCTTATTATCCGTGATTTATCAATAATTTCAAGTAATTACCGCAATCAAAAAAATTTATCTTCTTATTTAAAAGAAAATAATATTGTTGCAATATCTGATATTGATACAAGAAAATTAACACGTATTTTACGTACAAAAGGTTCACAAAATGGATGTATTATAGAAGATAAAAAACAAAATTATACTATAGCGTATAAAAAAGCTAAAAAATTCTTCAGTTTACAAGGTTTAGATTTAGCAAAAGAAGTATCTACTAGATCTATTTATAATTGGAAACAAGGTAGTTTTACTTTTGATAAAAAAAATACTATTTCTATTAAAAAACAAAAATTTTTATTTCATGTTGTTGTATATGACTTTGGAGTTAAAAGAAATATACTGCGTATGCTTGTAGATAGAGGATGCTATTTAACTGTTGTTCCAGCTACAACTGATCCAAAAATAGCGTTAAATTTATACCCTGATGGAATCTTTTTATCTAATGGACCAGGAGATCCTAGACCATGTCATTATGCCATTCATGCTATTAAACATTTTTTAAAAACCAACATTCCTATTTTTGGAATATGCTTAGGACATCAGTTACTTGCCTTAGCAAGTGGAGCCAAAATTATAAAAATGAAATTTGGTCATCATGGAGCTAATCATCCTGTTAAAGATATTAAAAATAACCGAGTTATTATTACATCTCAAAATCATAGTTTTACTGTAGATACTAAAAATATGCCACAAAATATAGAAATCACACATAGTTCTCTTTTTGATGGCACATTACAAGGACTATCTTTAACTAATAAATTAGCTTTTAGTTTTCAAGGTCACCCGGAAGCAAGCCCTGGACCACATGACGCCTCATCTTTATTTGATCACTTCATTAAATTAATTATTCACCAAAAAAATAAAACTCAGTAA